One window of the Mycobacterium xenopi genome contains the following:
- a CDS encoding carbohydrate kinase family protein, whose protein sequence is MTIAVTGSIATDHLMRFPGRFSEQLLAEHLQKVSLSFLVDDLVIHRGGVGGNMAYAIGVLGGDVALIGAAGADFADYRDWLEAHGVNCDHVLISTTAHTARFVCTTDLEMAQIASFYPGAMSQAREISLADVVAAIGTPELVIIGANDPEAMFLHTEECRKLGLAFAADPSQQLARLTGEEIRRLINGATYLFTNDYEWDLLLSKTGWSEADVMAQVGLRVTTLGAKGVDLVDPDGTVIHVDVVPETRQVDPTGVGDAFRAGFLTGRSAGLGLERSAQLGSLVAVLVLESTGTQEWEWDREVAVARLADAYGDAAAREIAAALT, encoded by the coding sequence GTGACGATCGCGGTGACCGGTTCGATTGCAACCGACCATTTGATGCGGTTTCCGGGCCGGTTTTCCGAGCAGCTGCTGGCCGAGCATCTCCAGAAAGTGTCGCTGAGCTTTCTGGTCGACGACCTGGTGATCCACCGCGGCGGGGTGGGCGGAAACATGGCCTACGCCATCGGTGTGCTCGGCGGCGACGTCGCGCTGATCGGTGCGGCCGGCGCGGACTTCGCCGACTACCGCGACTGGCTGGAAGCCCACGGCGTCAACTGCGACCACGTGCTGATATCGACGACGGCACACACCGCGCGGTTTGTCTGCACCACCGACCTCGAGATGGCCCAGATCGCGTCGTTCTACCCGGGGGCCATGTCGCAGGCGCGCGAGATCTCGCTAGCCGACGTGGTGGCCGCGATCGGCACGCCTGAGTTGGTCATCATCGGCGCCAACGACCCGGAAGCGATGTTCTTGCACACCGAGGAGTGCCGCAAGCTCGGGCTGGCATTCGCTGCCGACCCGTCCCAGCAGCTGGCACGGCTGACCGGCGAGGAGATCCGTAGGCTGATCAACGGCGCCACCTACCTGTTCACCAACGACTACGAATGGGACCTGCTGCTGTCCAAGACCGGCTGGTCGGAAGCCGACGTGATGGCGCAGGTCGGGTTGCGGGTCACCACACTCGGCGCCAAGGGGGTGGACCTGGTCGACCCCGACGGCACGGTGATCCACGTCGACGTGGTACCGGAAACCAGGCAGGTCGACCCGACCGGGGTCGGTGATGCGTTCCGGGCCGGGTTCCTCACCGGCCGAAGCGCCGGGTTGGGCCTGGAACGTTCGGCGCAGTTGGGCTCGCTGGTCGCTGTGCTGGTGCTGGAGTCCACCGGCACGCAGGAATGGGAGTGGGACCGCGAGGTCGCCGTGGCACGGTTGGCCGACGCCTACGGCGACGCGGCGGCCCGAGAGATCGCCGCCGCGCTCACTTAG
- a CDS encoding cytochrome c oxidase subunit 4, which produces MHIEARLFEFVAAFFIVTAVLYGVLTQLFATGGVEWAGTTALALTGGMALIVATFFRFVARRLDTRPEDYEGAEISDGAGELGFFSPHSWWPVLVALSGSVAAVGIALWLPWLIVAGVAFVLSSAAGLVFEYYLGPEKH; this is translated from the coding sequence ATGCACATCGAAGCCAGGCTGTTCGAGTTCGTCGCCGCGTTTTTCATCGTCACCGCTGTGCTCTACGGCGTGTTGACCCAGCTGTTCGCCACCGGCGGCGTCGAGTGGGCCGGCACCACCGCGCTGGCGCTGACCGGCGGCATGGCGTTGATCGTGGCCACCTTCTTCCGGTTCGTCGCCCGTCGGCTCGACACCCGTCCCGAGGATTACGAAGGCGCTGAGATCAGCGACGGGGCAGGCGAACTGGGCTTCTTCAGCCCGCACAGCTGGTGGCCGGTGCTGGTCGCCTTGTCGGGCTCGGTGGCCGCGGTCGGCATCGCCCTATGGTTGCCATGGTTGATCGTTGCCGGGGTGGCGTTCGTGCTCAGCTCGGCGGCCGGACTGGTCTTCGAGTACTACCTCGGCCCCGAGAAACACTGA
- a CDS encoding HesB/IscA family protein, whose protein sequence is MTVQGESSAKTHGVILTEAAAAKAKSLLDQEGRDDLALRIAVQPGGCAGLRYNLFFDDRTLDGDLTAEFGGVTLTVDRMSAPYLQGASIDFVDTIEKQGFTIDNPNATGSCACGDSFN, encoded by the coding sequence ATGACTGTTCAGGGCGAGTCGAGCGCCAAGACCCACGGCGTGATCTTGACCGAGGCCGCCGCCGCCAAGGCGAAGTCACTGCTGGACCAGGAAGGACGCGACGACCTGGCGCTGCGGATCGCGGTTCAGCCGGGCGGCTGCGCGGGCCTGCGCTACAACCTGTTCTTCGATGACCGCACCCTCGACGGCGACCTGACCGCGGAGTTCGGTGGCGTCACCTTGACCGTGGACCGGATGAGCGCCCCGTACCTGCAAGGCGCCTCGATCGACTTCGTCGACACCATCGAGAAACAGGGCTTCACGATCGACAACCCCAACGCCACTGGTTCGTGCGCGTGCGGCGACTCGTTCAACTAA
- a CDS encoding DUF2561 family protein, with protein sequence MGVDDPGDRQRWGTVSPVTTDRILLGVCVAVWLAVVGVSVAAVVALVDLGRGFQRTASQHTPAVLYAVIIVSALVIVAAIPALLRARRTGYVHPAGRPTTGPRVREAVRRPGRPGYVAPRTIAEEARTERLTSLAAAGVSGAEMDRIWLRGTLALAATMGVALIAVAAATYLMAIGRYGPSWTAYGIAGIVTATLPLISWQRVRRLRRLLTRV encoded by the coding sequence ATGGGCGTCGACGATCCCGGGGACCGGCAACGCTGGGGCACCGTCTCACCGGTCACCACCGACCGAATTCTGCTCGGCGTATGCGTCGCGGTGTGGTTGGCGGTGGTCGGCGTGAGCGTGGCCGCGGTGGTCGCGTTGGTCGACCTGGGTCGGGGTTTCCAGCGAACAGCCAGCCAGCACACCCCGGCGGTGCTCTACGCCGTCATCATCGTGTCCGCGCTGGTGATCGTGGCCGCGATCCCGGCGTTGCTGCGAGCCCGTCGCACCGGCTACGTCCATCCGGCCGGTCGGCCGACCACGGGCCCTCGGGTTCGGGAAGCGGTCCGGCGCCCGGGCAGGCCGGGCTACGTCGCGCCGCGAACCATCGCCGAGGAGGCGCGCACCGAGCGGCTCACCTCGTTGGCTGCGGCGGGCGTGTCGGGTGCGGAGATGGACCGGATCTGGTTACGCGGCACGCTCGCTTTGGCGGCCACGATGGGCGTGGCCCTGATCGCGGTCGCGGCAGCGACGTATCTGATGGCCATCGGTCGCTACGGCCCGTCCTGGACGGCCTACGGCATCGCCGGAATCGTCACGGCGACTCTGCCGCTAATCTCCTGGCAACGTGTGCGACGACTGCGTCGACTCCTCACCAGGGTGTGA
- a CDS encoding cytochrome c oxidase subunit II: MTPCGPRRVRGFGGVRPALARGGRLLVLASTLSALAVSLSGCSWSEALALGWPRGITPEADVNRQLWIGAVIASLVVGVIVWGLIFWASAFHRKKKTDTDLPRQFGYNLPLELVLTVIPFLIISVLFYFTVVVQEKMIHLASDPEVVVDVTSFQWNWKFGYQKVRFKDGTYVYDGADPARKQAMVSKPEGKDKHGEELVGPIRGLNTEDRTYLNFDKVETLGTSTEIPVLVLPAGKRIEFQLASADVVHAFWVPEFLFKRDVMPNPAANNSVNRFQVAEITKTGAFVGRCAEMCGTYHSMMNFEVRVVQPNDFKFYLEKRREGKTNAEALQAINQPPTAVTTHPFDTRRGELAPQASK; this comes from the coding sequence GTGACACCTTGCGGGCCCCGTCGTGTGCGTGGCTTTGGCGGCGTTCGCCCGGCGCTGGCCCGCGGGGGTCGCCTGCTGGTGCTGGCCAGCACGCTGAGCGCGCTGGCCGTGAGCCTCAGCGGATGCAGCTGGTCAGAAGCTCTGGCCCTGGGCTGGCCGCGGGGCATCACCCCGGAAGCCGACGTCAACCGGCAACTGTGGATCGGCGCGGTGATCGCCTCGCTGGTTGTCGGCGTGATCGTGTGGGGCCTGATCTTTTGGGCGTCCGCGTTTCACCGCAAGAAGAAGACCGACACCGACCTGCCCCGCCAGTTCGGCTACAACTTGCCGCTTGAGCTGGTGCTGACCGTCATACCGTTCCTGATCATCTCGGTGCTGTTCTATTTCACGGTGGTGGTCCAGGAGAAGATGATTCACCTGGCATCCGATCCGGAGGTCGTCGTCGACGTCACGTCGTTCCAGTGGAACTGGAAGTTCGGCTACCAGAAGGTCCGCTTCAAGGACGGCACGTACGTGTACGACGGCGCCGACCCGGCCCGCAAGCAGGCGATGGTGTCCAAGCCGGAAGGAAAAGACAAGCACGGCGAGGAACTGGTCGGCCCGATCCGTGGGCTCAACACCGAAGACCGCACCTACCTCAACTTCGACAAGGTCGAGACGTTAGGCACCAGCACCGAGATCCCGGTGCTGGTGTTGCCGGCCGGCAAGCGCATCGAGTTTCAATTGGCTTCAGCCGATGTGGTACATGCGTTTTGGGTGCCAGAGTTCTTGTTCAAGCGTGACGTGATGCCCAATCCTGCGGCCAACAATTCGGTGAACCGATTCCAGGTCGCCGAGATTACGAAAACCGGTGCGTTTGTGGGCCGCTGCGCCGAGATGTGCGGTACCTACCACTCGATGATGAACTTCGAAGTCCGGGTGGTGCAGCCCAACGACTTCAAGTTCTATCTTGAGAAGCGCCGCGAAGGGAAGACGAACGCCGAGGCGCTGCAGGCGATCAACCAGCCACCCACCGCGGTTACCACGCACCCCTTCGACACCCGCCGCGGGGAATTGGCACCGCAAGCGAGTAAGTAG
- a CDS encoding MmpS family transport accessory protein, with translation MSGPNPPGPESDELDPGRAPSEELDADSGPDAEDGGQEDDSEQTSATEFYSQAYSAPESEHFTSGPYVPVDLGLYDYDSYDEPAAQDQGRPPRWPWVVGVAAIVAAIALVVSVSLLFARTGTTKLATPSTAPTSTPPMQDEIIATTPPPALPPPPPPRETVTVTTTAPPPPPPPPPPAAEAPPPPATSAPPAAPSAGAPPPTTTPAGPRQVTYSVTGTKAPFDIITVTYIDASGQRRTQRNVYIPWTLTLTPISQSEVGSVEASSLLRLSKLNCSITTSDGTVLSANNSDAPQTSC, from the coding sequence ATGAGTGGGCCGAATCCCCCTGGACCGGAATCTGACGAACTGGACCCCGGCCGCGCGCCCAGCGAGGAACTCGACGCCGACAGCGGGCCCGACGCCGAGGACGGGGGGCAGGAGGACGATTCCGAGCAGACCAGCGCGACCGAATTCTATTCGCAGGCGTACTCGGCGCCCGAGTCTGAGCACTTCACCAGCGGCCCCTATGTGCCGGTCGACCTGGGGCTCTACGACTACGACAGCTACGACGAGCCGGCCGCGCAAGACCAGGGCCGCCCTCCCCGCTGGCCGTGGGTGGTCGGTGTCGCCGCGATCGTGGCCGCGATCGCCCTGGTGGTCTCGGTGTCACTGCTGTTTGCCCGCACTGGCACCACCAAGCTGGCCACCCCGAGCACGGCGCCGACGTCGACCCCGCCGATGCAGGACGAGATCATCGCCACCACCCCGCCGCCCGCACTGCCGCCCCCGCCGCCGCCCAGGGAAACGGTGACGGTGACGACCACCGCGCCGCCGCCGCCCCCGCCGCCCCCGCCGCCGGCGGCTGAGGCACCACCGCCGCCAGCGACTTCGGCGCCGCCAGCGGCACCCTCGGCCGGTGCCCCACCGCCAACCACGACACCGGCCGGCCCGCGGCAGGTCACCTATTCGGTGACCGGCACCAAGGCGCCCTTCGACATCATCACCGTGACCTACATCGACGCGTCCGGGCAGCGGCGCACTCAGCGCAACGTCTACATCCCGTGGACGCTGACCCTCACACCGATCTCGCAGTCGGAGGTCGGCTCGGTGGAGGCGTCTAGCCTGCTGCGGCTGAGCAAGCTCAACTGCTCGATCACCACCAGCGACGGAACCGTGCTGTCGGCCAACAACAGCGACGCGCCGCAGACGAGTTGCTGA
- a CDS encoding DUF3043 domain-containing protein, producing MKLGRKKDNGATPADAESAVASDVAPPTPGRSRTTAPKGRPTPKRDTARRRGPVAPAPLTAAEARARRKALAGPKLSREERRADKAARRAQMVERRERMMAGEEAYLLPRDRGPVRRFVRDVVDARRNALGLFMPATLGLLFIMLAVPQLQVYMSPAMMVLVVIMAIDGILLGRKVAKRVDEKFPDNTESRWKLGWYAFGRASQLRRMRAPRPQVTHGSRVV from the coding sequence GTGAAGCTGGGCCGTAAGAAAGACAACGGTGCCACACCGGCCGACGCCGAGTCGGCGGTGGCCAGCGATGTCGCACCCCCGACGCCCGGCCGGTCCCGGACCACCGCACCCAAGGGACGGCCCACGCCCAAACGCGACACCGCGCGTCGGCGCGGCCCGGTCGCGCCCGCCCCGTTGACCGCCGCGGAAGCCCGAGCCCGCCGCAAAGCGTTGGCCGGCCCGAAGCTCAGCCGCGAGGAACGCCGGGCGGACAAGGCGGCGCGGCGGGCTCAGATGGTAGAGCGGCGGGAACGGATGATGGCCGGTGAGGAAGCGTATCTGCTGCCCCGCGACCGGGGTCCGGTGCGCCGATTCGTCCGCGACGTGGTGGATGCCCGCCGCAACGCGCTGGGCTTGTTCATGCCGGCCACCCTGGGCCTGCTGTTCATCATGCTCGCCGTCCCGCAGCTGCAGGTCTACATGTCGCCGGCGATGATGGTCCTGGTCGTGATCATGGCGATCGACGGGATCCTGTTGGGCCGCAAGGTTGCCAAGCGCGTCGACGAGAAGTTCCCGGACAATACCGAAAGCCGCTGGAAGCTCGGCTGGTACGCCTTTGGCCGGGCCTCGCAGCTGCGCCGGATGCGAGCACCCCGGCCTCAGGTCACCCACGGCAGCCGTGTTGTCTAG
- a CDS encoding glycerate kinase — protein MRLLIAPDCYGDTLTAVQAAAAIATGWSRIRPADHVTIAPQSDGGPGFADVLADRVGELRRVRVRGPLDAHVDAAWVFDAATTTAYLESAQACGLALLGGPPTPQTAWSAHSRGVGQLIVAALDAGATRIVVGLGGSASTDGGRGLVEELGGLAAGRRLLADVELIAATDVDHPLLGPWGAARVFGPQKGADPATVAALDQRLAEWAGQLDAAAGRPVSAESGAGAAGGIGAALLALGGRRESGAAIIAEHTHLADDIAAADLVITGEGRFDEQSLHGKVIGALAAAARARKVPLLVLAGQVCVDGDALRSAGILGALAMADYAGSVRLALADAANQLMGLASAAAARLGNSAATRYL, from the coding sequence TTGCGGCTACTAATCGCCCCCGACTGCTACGGCGACACCCTGACCGCCGTGCAGGCCGCCGCGGCCATCGCCACTGGGTGGAGCCGGATCCGTCCCGCCGATCACGTCACCATCGCACCGCAATCCGACGGCGGCCCGGGCTTCGCCGACGTGCTGGCCGACCGGGTGGGGGAGCTGCGCCGGGTGCGGGTGCGTGGTCCGCTGGACGCCCACGTCGATGCCGCCTGGGTGTTCGATGCCGCAACAACCACCGCCTACCTCGAAAGCGCGCAGGCGTGCGGGCTGGCGCTGCTCGGCGGCCCGCCCACCCCGCAGACCGCGTGGTCGGCCCACAGCAGGGGAGTCGGCCAGCTCATCGTGGCGGCTCTGGATGCCGGCGCGACGCGGATCGTGGTCGGGCTTGGCGGCAGCGCCAGCACCGACGGCGGGCGCGGGCTCGTCGAGGAACTCGGCGGGCTGGCCGCGGGGAGGCGCCTGCTGGCGGATGTCGAGTTGATCGCCGCAACCGACGTCGACCACCCGTTGTTGGGGCCGTGGGGTGCTGCGCGGGTGTTCGGGCCGCAGAAGGGTGCCGACCCGGCAACCGTGGCGGCACTCGACCAGCGCCTCGCGGAGTGGGCTGGCCAACTCGACGCGGCCGCCGGCCGGCCGGTCAGCGCCGAATCCGGTGCAGGCGCTGCGGGCGGCATCGGTGCCGCCCTGCTCGCGCTGGGCGGACGGCGGGAATCCGGTGCGGCCATCATCGCCGAGCACACCCATCTGGCCGACGACATCGCCGCCGCCGACCTGGTTATCACCGGGGAGGGCCGGTTCGACGAGCAGTCGCTGCACGGCAAGGTGATCGGTGCGCTGGCCGCCGCCGCGCGCGCCAGAAAAGTGCCGCTGCTGGTGCTGGCCGGCCAGGTCTGCGTGGACGGTGACGCACTGCGCTCAGCGGGCATTTTGGGCGCGTTGGCCATGGCCGATTACGCGGGTTCGGTGCGGCTGGCTTTGGCCGACGCGGCCAATCAGCTCATGGGCCTGGCCAGCGCAGCCGCGGCACGACTCGGGAATAGCGCCGCAACAAGGTACCTTTGA
- the asnB gene encoding asparagine synthase (glutamine-hydrolyzing) yields the protein MCGLLAFVGAAAHDAADAVADASQLMRHRGPDEPGTWADDNVVFGFNRLSIIDIAHSHQPLRWGPPETPDRYVLVFNGEIYNYLELRSELAASHGAVFATDGDGEAIIAAYHHWGVDALARLRGMFAFALWDTVAGELFCARDPFGIKPLFIAAGSGGIAVASEKKCLLELASLIGFDTGIDQRAVQHYTVLQYVPEPETLTRGVRRLESGCYARIRPGDREPDVVRYFVPRFAAEPITRDTERARYDEITAVLEDSVAKHMRADVTVGAFLSGGIDSTAIAALAIRHNPRLITFTTGFEREGFSEIDVAVASAEAIGARHVAKVVSPGEFVAALPEIVWYLDEPVADPALVPLFFVAREARKHVKVVLSGEGADELFGGYTIYREPLSLKPFEYLPARLRRSMGKVSKPLPEGMRGKSLLHRGSLTLEERYYGNARSFSDAQLQAVLPGFRPEWTHTDVTAPVYAHSVGWDPVARMQHIDLFTWLRGDILVKADKMTMANSLELRVPFLDPEVFAVASRLPVEAKITRTTTKYALRRALQPIVPAHVLNRPKLGFPVPIRHWLRAGELLEWAYDLVNSSQAGQLIDIGAVRRMLDEHRCGTSDHSRRLWTVLIFMLWHAIFVEHTVVPQIKEPHYPVQL from the coding sequence GTGTGTGGACTGCTGGCGTTCGTGGGTGCCGCTGCCCACGACGCTGCCGACGCCGTGGCCGACGCGTCGCAGTTGATGCGCCATCGCGGTCCCGACGAGCCCGGCACCTGGGCCGACGACAATGTCGTGTTCGGGTTCAACCGGCTGTCCATCATCGACATCGCGCACTCACATCAGCCGCTGCGGTGGGGGCCACCCGAAACGCCGGACCGGTATGTGCTGGTGTTCAACGGAGAGATCTACAACTACCTGGAGCTACGCTCCGAACTCGCCGCCAGCCACGGCGCCGTATTTGCCACCGACGGTGACGGTGAAGCCATCATCGCCGCCTACCACCACTGGGGTGTGGACGCGCTGGCCCGGTTGCGGGGTATGTTCGCGTTCGCCCTCTGGGACACTGTCGCTGGCGAATTGTTCTGCGCCCGTGATCCTTTCGGCATCAAACCGCTGTTCATCGCGGCCGGAAGCGGTGGCATCGCGGTGGCTAGCGAGAAGAAGTGCCTGCTGGAGCTTGCGTCGCTGATCGGATTCGACACCGGCATCGACCAGCGGGCCGTGCAGCACTACACGGTCCTGCAGTACGTGCCCGAACCCGAGACCTTGACCCGCGGGGTGCGCCGCCTGGAATCCGGCTGCTACGCCCGCATCCGTCCCGGCGACCGCGAACCGGACGTCGTCCGCTATTTCGTGCCGCGATTTGCCGCCGAACCCATTACCCGCGACACCGAGCGGGCCCGCTACGACGAGATCACCGCGGTCCTGGAGGACTCGGTCGCCAAGCACATGCGCGCCGATGTCACCGTCGGCGCGTTCCTGTCGGGCGGCATCGATTCCACGGCGATCGCCGCACTGGCCATCCGCCACAATCCGCGGCTGATCACCTTCACCACCGGGTTCGAGCGTGAGGGCTTCTCCGAGATCGACGTCGCGGTGGCGTCTGCCGAAGCGATCGGCGCGCGACACGTCGCCAAGGTGGTCAGTCCTGGCGAGTTCGTCGCCGCATTACCCGAGATCGTCTGGTATCTCGACGAACCGGTCGCCGACCCCGCGCTGGTACCGCTGTTCTTCGTCGCCCGCGAGGCCCGCAAACACGTCAAAGTGGTGCTCTCCGGCGAGGGCGCCGACGAGTTGTTCGGCGGGTACACGATCTACCGGGAACCGTTGTCGCTCAAGCCTTTCGAATATCTGCCCGCACGGCTGCGGCGCTCGATGGGCAAGGTGTCCAAACCGCTGCCGGAGGGCATGCGCGGCAAGAGCTTGCTGCACCGCGGATCGTTGACGCTCGAGGAGCGCTACTACGGCAACGCCCGCAGCTTCTCCGACGCGCAGCTGCAAGCCGTGCTGCCCGGTTTCCGTCCCGAGTGGACGCACACCGACGTGACGGCGCCGGTGTACGCGCACTCCGTGGGCTGGGATCCGGTGGCGCGCATGCAGCACATCGATTTGTTCACCTGGCTCCGGGGCGACATCTTGGTCAAGGCCGACAAGATGACGATGGCCAACTCGTTGGAGCTGCGGGTGCCTTTTTTGGACCCTGAGGTATTCGCGGTGGCTTCCCGCTTGCCGGTGGAGGCCAAGATCACCCGCACCACCACCAAATATGCGTTGCGACGCGCGCTGCAGCCGATCGTGCCGGCCCATGTGCTCAACCGGCCGAAGCTGGGTTTTCCCGTGCCGATCCGGCATTGGCTGCGCGCCGGGGAGCTGCTGGAGTGGGCCTACGACCTGGTGAACTCGTCGCAGGCCGGCCAACTGATCGACATCGGTGCCGTGCGCCGCATGCTCGACGAACACCGCTGCGGCACAAGCGATCACAGTCGCCGCCTGTGGACGGTGCTGATCTTCATGCTGTGGCATGCGATCTTCGTCGAGCACACGGTGGTGCCGCAGATCAAAGAACCGCACTACCCGGTGCAGCTCTAA
- a CDS encoding bifunctional adenosylcobinamide kinase/adenosylcobinamide-phosphate guanylyltransferase has translation MRTLVLGGIRSGKSRWAEAAIAESVPPDQPVRYLATGGAGDGDEDWSRRVAEHRSRRPAHWSTVETDDIATHLRQSPDIPTLVDDIGGWLTATLDRERAWNAGSVVVDVEEVVAAVRVFRAPLVLVTSEVGLSLVPTTASGRRFVDELGALNQRLAALCDRVVLLVAGQPVPIKVAPR, from the coding sequence GTGCGGACCCTCGTGCTCGGCGGAATCAGGTCCGGCAAGTCCCGGTGGGCCGAGGCCGCCATCGCCGAGTCCGTGCCGCCCGACCAACCCGTGCGCTACTTGGCTACCGGCGGGGCCGGGGACGGCGACGAGGACTGGTCGCGCCGGGTAGCCGAGCACCGCAGCCGTCGACCCGCGCACTGGTCGACCGTCGAAACCGATGACATCGCAACGCATTTGCGCCAGTCGCCGGACATTCCGACGCTAGTCGACGATATCGGCGGCTGGCTCACCGCCACATTGGATCGCGAGCGTGCGTGGAACGCCGGATCAGTGGTGGTCGACGTTGAGGAAGTTGTCGCCGCGGTGCGCGTGTTCCGTGCGCCGCTGGTGCTGGTCACCTCGGAGGTCGGATTGAGCCTGGTGCCCACCACCGCATCCGGCCGCCGCTTCGTGGACGAGCTGGGTGCGCTCAACCAGCGGCTGGCCGCGCTGTGCGACCGGGTGGTGTTGCTGGTAGCCGGCCAGCCGGTGCCGATCAAGGTGGCGCCGCGATGA
- a CDS encoding cytochrome b, translating into MSPKLDIGRILARQADDIDTRYHPSAALRRQLNKVFPTHWSFLLGEIALYSFIVLLITGVYLTLFFDPSMTEVTYNGVYQPLRGVAMSRAYESALDISFEVRGGLFVRQIHHWAALMFAAAIMVHLARIFFTGAFRRPRETNWIIGSLLLILAMFEGYFGYSLPDDLLSGIGLRAALSSITLGMPVIGTWLHWALMGGDFPGDILIPRLYAIHILLFPGIILALIALHLALVWFQKHTQFPGPGRTEDNVVGVRVMPVFAVKSGAFFALVTAVLGLMGGLLQINPIWNLGPYKPSQVSAGSQPDFYMMWTEGLARIWPPWEFYFWHHTIPAPVWVALIMGLIFVLLIIYPFLEKRFSGDYAHHNLLQRPRDVPVRTSVGAMAIAFYMVLTLSAMNDIIAWKFHISLNATTWIGRIGMVVLPPVVYFVTYRWCLGLQRSDRAVLEHGIETGIIKRLPHGAYIELHQPLGPVDEHGHPIPLEYQGAPVPNKMNKLGSAGSPGSGSFLFADPPSEDAALREAAHAAEQRALTALRERQEGGNGSPNGERGGQH; encoded by the coding sequence ATGAGCCCGAAACTCGATATCGGCCGCATCCTGGCCCGGCAAGCCGACGACATCGACACGCGTTATCACCCGTCGGCGGCGCTGCGCCGCCAGCTCAACAAGGTGTTCCCGACACACTGGTCGTTTCTGCTCGGCGAGATCGCGCTGTATTCCTTCATCGTGTTGCTGATCACCGGCGTCTATCTGACGTTGTTCTTCGACCCGTCGATGACAGAAGTCACCTACAACGGTGTCTACCAACCGTTGCGCGGGGTGGCGATGTCACGGGCCTACGAATCGGCGCTCGACATCTCCTTCGAAGTCCGCGGCGGGCTGTTCGTCCGCCAGATCCACCACTGGGCGGCGCTGATGTTCGCCGCGGCGATCATGGTGCACCTGGCCCGCATCTTCTTCACCGGCGCGTTTCGCCGGCCCCGCGAGACGAACTGGATCATCGGCTCGCTGCTGTTGATCTTGGCCATGTTCGAGGGTTACTTCGGCTATTCGCTGCCCGACGACCTGCTCTCCGGTATCGGGCTGCGCGCGGCGCTGTCGTCGATCACCCTGGGCATGCCGGTGATCGGAACCTGGTTGCACTGGGCGCTGATGGGCGGTGACTTCCCGGGCGACATCCTGATTCCGCGGCTCTACGCCATTCATATCCTGCTCTTCCCGGGCATCATCCTGGCGCTGATCGCACTACACCTGGCGTTGGTGTGGTTCCAGAAGCACACCCAGTTCCCCGGGCCTGGCCGCACCGAAGACAACGTCGTGGGCGTGCGGGTGATGCCGGTGTTCGCGGTCAAGTCCGGGGCGTTCTTCGCGCTGGTGACCGCGGTCCTCGGCCTGATGGGAGGGCTGTTGCAGATCAACCCGATCTGGAACCTAGGCCCCTACAAGCCATCTCAGGTGTCGGCGGGTTCGCAGCCCGACTTTTACATGATGTGGACCGAAGGCCTGGCCCGCATCTGGCCGCCGTGGGAGTTCTACTTCTGGCACCACACCATCCCGGCCCCGGTGTGGGTGGCGCTGATCATGGGCCTGATTTTCGTGCTGCTGATCATCTACCCGTTCCTGGAGAAGCGGTTCAGCGGCGACTACGCGCACCACAACCTGTTGCAGCGGCCCCGCGATGTCCCGGTGCGCACCTCGGTGGGGGCGATGGCGATCGCGTTCTACATGGTGCTCACGCTGAGCGCGATGAACGACATCATCGCGTGGAAGTTCCACATCTCACTGAACGCGACGACATGGATCGGTCGCATCGGCATGGTGGTGTTGCCGCCGGTCGTCTACTTCGTCACCTACCGGTGGTGCCTCGGGCTGCAGCGCAGCGACCGGGCGGTGCTCGAACACGGCATCGAGACCGGCATCATCAAGCGGTTGCCGCACGGCGCCTACATCGAGTTGCACCAGCCGCTGGGTCCGGTCGACGAGCACGGCCACCCGATCCCGCTGGAATACCAGGGCGCACCGGTGCCCAACAAGATGAACAAACTCGGGTCGGCGGGGTCGCCGGGGTCAGGCAGCTTCTTGTTCGCCGACCCGCCGTCGGAAGACGCGGCACTGCGCGAGGCGGCCCACGCCGCCGAGCAGCGAGCGCTCACCGCGCTGCGGGAGCGCCAAGAGGGCGGCAACGGTTCCCCCAACGGCGAACGCGGGGGTCAGCACTAG